One Rhododendron vialii isolate Sample 1 chromosome 2a, ASM3025357v1 genomic region harbors:
- the LOC131315848 gene encoding uncharacterized protein LOC131315848 has product MSHHHPRRILTPSASRKRKEMEALYPRKPPAPPFAAATTTAPFKAPAEPVAAPSNRLLAGYMAHEFLTKGTLLGQKWDPARAEAVPVSNGSGEPKRPKPAAEAEPSRTGKPKQQQREKHDDGDDATYAEVARLLKEDGAHVAGIVNPTQLARWIQM; this is encoded by the coding sequence ATGAGCCACCACCACCCCCGGCGGATCCTGACGCCGTCGGCGTCCAGAAAGCGAAAAGAGATGGAGGCTCTCTACCCGAGGAaacccccggccccacctttCGCGGCGGCTACAACCACGGCGCCGTTCAAGGCTCCGGCAGAGCCGGTGGCTGCTCCCTCCAATCGGCTCCTGGCCGGCTACATGGCCCACGAGTTCCTGACGAAAGGCACGCTGCTGGGCCAGAAATGGGATCCGGCTCGGGCCGAAGCCGTGCCGGTGTCGAACGGCTCGGGCGAGCCGAAGCGGCCGAAGCCGGCTGCggaagccgagccgagccggaCGGGTAAGCCGAAGCAGCAGCAGCGAGAGAAGCACGACGATGGTGACGACGCGACGTACGCTGAGGTGGCGAGGTTGTTGAAGGAGGATGGGGCCCACGTGGCCGGGATTGTTAACCCCACGCAGCTCGCCCGGTGGATTCAGATGTGA
- the LOC131316054 gene encoding glycine-rich cell wall structural protein, whose translation MMGGAMRNIGVLSLLCFHFLGVIGLVGARGVVSLKHGREEEDQKFFFGKGGGFGGGFGGGSGVGGGFGGGFGGGGGVGSGVGGGGHGIGGGFGKGGGVGGNGKGGVGGGFGKGSGVGGGIGKGGGVGGGFGKGGGVGGGFGKGSGVGGGFGKGGGVGGGFGKGGGEGGGIGKGGGVGGGFGKGGGVGGGFGKGGGVGGGIGKGGGVGHGVGGGIGKGGGVGGGFGKGGGVGGGFGKGGGVGGGFGKGGGVGGGIGKGGGVGHGVGGGIGKGGGVGGGFGKGGGVGGGFGKGGGVGGGFGKGGGVGGGIGKGGGVGHGVGGGIGKGGGVGGGFGKGGGVGGGFGKGGGVGGGFGKGGGVGGGIGKGGGVGHGVGGGIGKGGGVGGGFGKGGGVGGGFGKGGGVGGGFGKGGGVGGGIGKGGGVGHGVGGGIGKGGGVGGGFGKGGGVGGGHGKGGGFGGGVGKGGGIGKGGEIGGGIGKGGGAGGGAGGGFGKGGGVGGGAGKGHGGIGGGVGNGVGKGGGIGGGFGKGGGVGAGVGGGFGKGGGVGGGAGGGVGSGVGGGFGIGTGGGFGKGGGLGGGFGKGGGIGGGIGKGGGIGGGGGFGKGGGIDFGKGWGIGGGFGKGGGFGGGIGGGGILGGFGKGGGFGGFIGGGVGNKFGGGFGGVGGGGGGGIPPR comes from the coding sequence ATGATGGGTGGAGCAATGAGAAACATTGGGGTGTTATCATTgctctgttttcattttcttggtgTGATCGGTCTGGTTGGTGCTAGAGGTGTGGTTAGTTTGAAGCATGGTCGTGAGGAGGAggatcaaaagtttttttttggtaaaggaGGGGGATTCGGAGGCGGGTTTGGAGGTGGATCCGGCGTTGGCGGTGGATTTGGAGGTGGGtttggaggtggtggtggagttggcaGCGGAGTAGGTGGTGGTGGGCATGGGATAGGTGGTGGATTTGGAAAGGGTGGAGGAGTTGGAGGCAATGGGAAAGGAGGAGTGGGTGGCGGTTTTGGAAAAGGTAGCGGGGTGGGTGGAGGAATTGGGAAAGGTGGCGGAGTAGGTGGTGGGTTTGGTAAGGGTGGCGGAGTGGGTGGAGGGTTTGGTAAGGGAAGCGGAGTAGGAGGTGGATTTGGGAAAGGTGGCGGAGTGGGTGGTGGGTTTGGTAAGGGTGGCGGAGAGGGTGGAGGAATTGGGAAAGGTGGCGGAGTGGGTGGCGGGTTTGGTAAGGGAGGCGGAGTGGGTGGTGGATTTGGGAAAGGCGGTGGAGTGGGTGGCGGAATTGGAAAGGGTGGTGGAGTTGGCCATGGTGTAGGTGGAGGCATCGGTAAGGGGGGTGGAGTTGGAGGAGGCTTTGGGAAAGGTGGCGGAGTGGGTGGCGGGTTTGGTAAGGGAGGCGGAGTGGGTGGTGGATTTGGGAAAGGCGGTGGAGTGGGTGGCGGAATTGGAAAGGGTGGTGGAGTTGGCCATGGTGTAGGTGGAGGCATCGGTAAGGGGGGTGGAGTTGGAGGAGGCTTTGGGAAAGGTGGCGGAGTGGGTGGCGGGTTTGGTAAGGGAGGCGGAGTGGGTGGTGGATTTGGGAAAGGCGGTGGAGTGGGTGGCGGAATTGGAAAGGGTGGTGGAGTTGGCCATGGTGTAGGTGGAGGCATCGGTAAGGGGGGTGGAGTCGGAGGAGGCTTTGGGAAAGGTGGCGGAGTGGGTGGCGGGTTTGGTAAGGGAGGCGGAGTGGGTGGTGGATTTGGGAAAGGTGGTGGAGTGGGTGGCGGAATTGGAAAGGGTGGTGGAGTTGGCCATGGTGTAGGTGGAGGCATCGGTAAGGGGGGTGGAGTTGGAGGAGGCTTTGGGAAAGGTGGCGGAGTGGGTGGCGGGTTTGGTAAGGGAGGCGGAGTGGGTGGTGGATTTGGGAAAGGCGGTGGAGTGGGTGGCGGAATTGGAAAGGGTGGTGGAGTTGGCCATGGTGTAGGTGGAGGCATCGGTAAGGGGGGTGGAGTCGGAGGAGGCTTTGGGAaaggtggtggagttggtggtgggcATGGCAAAGGGGGTGGATTTGGTGGTGGGGTTGGTAAAGGCGGAGGCATTGGCAAAGGAGGCGAAATAGGAGGAGGAATTGGAAAAGGAGGCGGAGCCGGTGGTGGTGCTGGGGGAGGATTTGGAAAAGGTGGGGGAGTTGGGGGAGGGGCTGGGAAAGGTCATGGTGGAATTGGAGGTGGTGTAGGCAATGGAGTTGGAAAAGGTGGTGGaattggtggtggttttgggaaAGGCGGAGGCGTTGGAGCTGGTGTTGGTGGAGGATTTGGTAAAGGTGGGGGTGTAGGTGGAGGAGCtggtggtggagttggaagCGGTGTAGGAGGAGGATTTGGCATTGGTACTGGTGGAGGCTTCGGAAAAGGCGGTGGACTTGGTGGAGGATTTGGTAAGGGTGGTGGCATCGGCGGTGGTATAGGCAAAGGTGGTGGaatcggtggtggtggtgggtttggCAAAGGTGGTGGAATCGACTTCGGAAAAGGCTGGGGaattggtggtggttttggtaaAGGTGGTGGTTTCGGCGGCGGAATTGGAGGTGGGGGTATCCTTGGCGGATTTGGTAAAGGTGGTGGATTCGGCGGATTTATTGGAGGTGGTGTTGGAAATAAGTTTGGTGGCGGATTTGGTGGAGTaggaggaggaggcggcggcggaATTCCCCCTCGTTAA
- the LOC131316567 gene encoding S-protein homolog 1-like, with product MKALNSYVACLVLALAITHCLFEHATTHCWSWTIYQGIRWTMVIKNELSNHKKLFIHCRSDDDDLGKNWLNPWAKRDWSFAKSIIWGRKTHFWCLMRKDRQHHARFDIFRDDKNFEDSLMATCRGSSCTWIVRDHGIYLRDGPGNRDVYKHSWIDGNGGDQL from the coding sequence ATGAAAGCTCTCAACAGCTATGTGGCCTGCCTTGTTTTAGCCTTGGCCATAACTCACTGTCTTTTTGAACATGCCACAACCCACTGTTGGAGTTGGACCATTTATCAGGGCATCAGATGGACTATGGTCATAAAAAATGAGCTTTCAAACCACAAGAAGTTGTTCATCCATTGCCGGTCCGATGACGATGATCTGGGCAAGAATTGGCTCAATCCCTGGGCCAAAAGAGATTGGAGTTTTGCGAAAAGCATTATTTGGGGCCGGAAGACGCATTTTTGGTGCTTGATGCGCAAAGATAGACAACATCACGCTAGATTCGACATCTTCCGGGACGATAAAAACTTTGAGGATTCGCTCATGGCCACGTGTCGCGGATCTAGTTGCACTTGGATTGTAAGAGATCACGGCATATACTTGAGAGATGGTCCTGGTAACAGGGATGTGTACAAGCACTCCTGGATAGATGGAAATGGTGGTGATCAACTTTAA